A single region of the Rhizobium grahamii genome encodes:
- a CDS encoding glycosyltransferase family protein, whose protein sequence is MTAPRIFFYVQHLLGIGHIARASRIASAMVDDGFDVTVVTGGLPVPGFPAPGIKTVTLPPVVASNAGFSGLADANGTAADEAFLGHRRDLLLSAFDDAKPDVVLIEAFPFGRRQMRFELLPLLDAVERANPRPKLISSVRDILQENRKPGRDAETASLVRAHFDAVLVHGDPSFIRLEDTFPLTAEIVDKVRYTGLVAPPAAPLPVETFDVIASAGGGAVGIDLLRAAAAAAARLPGSLNWLLISGPNLPEDDYAALASRLPSNVSLVRFRKDFPSLLAKARVSISQSGYNTVGDLLRSQCNPILIPFVAGGETEQTVRAERLQKLGLADVLPEVGLTEDRVAEAVEAALQPRQKPKLSLNLEGARESARIIRAMIG, encoded by the coding sequence ATGACTGCTCCCCGTATCTTCTTCTATGTCCAGCACCTGCTCGGCATCGGCCACATTGCGAGAGCGAGTCGCATTGCCAGCGCCATGGTCGACGACGGCTTCGACGTGACTGTCGTAACCGGCGGGTTGCCGGTCCCTGGATTTCCGGCTCCCGGGATCAAGACGGTCACACTGCCGCCGGTCGTGGCAAGCAACGCCGGCTTTTCCGGGTTGGCAGACGCCAACGGCACGGCCGCCGACGAAGCGTTTCTTGGTCACCGTCGCGATCTGTTGCTTTCGGCATTCGACGATGCGAAGCCGGATGTCGTGCTGATCGAGGCCTTTCCGTTCGGCCGCCGCCAGATGCGCTTCGAATTGCTGCCACTTCTGGATGCTGTCGAAAGGGCAAACCCGCGGCCAAAGCTCATAAGCTCGGTTCGCGATATCCTGCAGGAGAACCGCAAGCCCGGGCGGGACGCGGAAACGGCTTCCCTCGTTAGAGCGCATTTCGACGCTGTGCTCGTTCATGGCGACCCCAGCTTCATTCGTCTGGAAGACACGTTCCCGCTGACGGCGGAAATCGTCGACAAAGTCCGCTACACCGGGCTTGTCGCACCGCCTGCAGCACCATTGCCGGTCGAGACGTTCGACGTCATAGCGTCAGCCGGTGGCGGCGCTGTCGGGATCGACCTGTTGAGAGCCGCCGCAGCGGCGGCTGCTCGCCTGCCCGGCTCTTTGAACTGGTTGCTGATCAGCGGCCCCAATTTACCCGAAGACGACTACGCCGCGCTCGCAAGCCGGTTGCCGTCGAATGTCTCGCTGGTACGCTTCCGCAAGGACTTCCCTTCGCTCTTGGCAAAGGCAAGGGTCTCGATCTCGCAGTCTGGTTACAACACCGTCGGCGATCTGTTGCGCAGCCAGTGCAATCCGATTCTCATACCGTTTGTCGCAGGCGGAGAGACGGAGCAGACCGTCCGCGCCGAGCGATTGCAGAAACTCGGACTGGCCGATGTGTTGCCGGAGGTCGGGTTGACGGAGGACAGGGTAGCCGAGGCCGTCGAGGCGGCGCTACAGCCAAGGCAAAAGCCGAAGCTCTCGCTCAATCTGGAAGGGGCACGGGAGAGCGCCCGGATCATTCGAGCAATGATCGGCTAA
- a CDS encoding glycosyltransferase family protein has translation MARRLEDARILMYSHDTFGLGHLRRCRTIAHALVEDYRGLNILIISGATIAGAFDYRARVDFVKVPSVIKLRNGEYTSMASHIDLQETLKMRESIIRHTAETFQPDIFIVDKEPMGLKGEVEETLAYLKARGTTLVLGLREIMDAPHLLDAEWKKNGTMQKIDQYYDSIWVYGPPDFYDPLIGLDVPQGVRRKMDFVGFLQRSVSSSKTSVNARKDNYILVTTGGGGDGSDLIHDVMNAYEQDSSLQQKALVVLGPYMPAAERNKLLRKGSKISQIEVIEFDNHMEELIAGATGVVAMGGYNTYCEILSFDKPALIVPRVKPREEQLLRAQRASELGLVEMLLPEQSANAAIMADALKRLPHRESPSKSAGALRLDGLNHLSETVGHWLDSRGRHLSVVGAE, from the coding sequence ATGGCGCGGCGGCTGGAAGATGCCCGTATCCTGATGTACAGCCACGACACGTTCGGGCTCGGCCATTTGCGGCGCTGTCGCACGATCGCCCATGCTCTCGTCGAGGACTATCGCGGGCTGAACATCCTGATCATCTCGGGCGCGACGATCGCCGGCGCGTTCGACTATCGCGCCCGTGTCGACTTCGTGAAGGTCCCGAGCGTGATCAAGCTGCGCAACGGCGAATATACGTCGATGGCGAGCCACATCGATCTTCAGGAAACGCTGAAGATGCGCGAGTCCATCATTCGCCATACGGCAGAGACGTTCCAGCCCGACATCTTTATTGTCGACAAGGAGCCGATGGGCCTGAAGGGCGAAGTCGAGGAAACCCTTGCCTACCTAAAGGCTCGCGGAACCACGCTGGTGCTGGGCCTTCGCGAGATCATGGATGCGCCGCATCTGCTCGATGCCGAGTGGAAGAAGAACGGCACCATGCAGAAGATCGATCAGTATTACGATTCCATCTGGGTGTATGGTCCGCCGGACTTCTATGATCCACTCATCGGGCTGGACGTGCCTCAGGGCGTGCGCAGAAAGATGGACTTCGTCGGCTTCCTGCAGCGCAGCGTTTCCTCGAGCAAGACCTCCGTCAACGCGCGCAAGGACAATTACATCCTCGTCACCACAGGCGGCGGCGGCGATGGGTCAGATCTCATTCATGATGTGATGAACGCCTACGAGCAGGATTCCAGCCTGCAGCAAAAGGCATTGGTCGTTCTTGGCCCCTATATGCCGGCGGCCGAGCGCAACAAGCTTCTGCGCAAGGGCTCGAAGATCTCGCAGATCGAGGTCATCGAATTCGACAACCACATGGAAGAGCTTATCGCCGGCGCGACCGGGGTCGTCGCGATGGGTGGCTACAACACCTATTGCGAAATCCTGTCCTTCGACAAGCCGGCGCTGATCGTCCCCCGGGTCAAGCCGCGCGAAGAGCAGCTTCTGCGCGCGCAGCGGGCCAGCGAGTTGGGACTGGTGGAGATGCTGTTGCCGGAGCAATCCGCGAATGCCGCGATCATGGCGGACGCGCTGAAGCGCCTTCCCCATCGGGAGTCGCCTTCCAAGAGCGCAGGCGCCCTGCGTCTCGACGGCCTCAATCACCTATCCGAAACCGTGGGCCACTGGCTGGATAGCCGCGGTCGCCACTTGTCCGTCGTTGGCGCCGAGTGA
- a CDS encoding glycosyltransferase, protein MSPRRKILVVLKGYPRLSETFIAQELLGLERAGFDLTLISMRRPTDKKRHPVHDEIKARVVYLPEYLHEEPIRVLKGLLSGVRRQGFGSLMRRFFRDLPRDISRNRFRRLGQALVLAREWPDNGQWLHAHFIHTPASVTEYASILTGVPWTCSAHAKDIWTSPDWELSEKLGSARWTVTCTKGGHDHMRTLTSRDDAVHLSYHGLDLARFGHFAGERSLRDGTNPSDPVSIVSVGRAVEKKGYDTLLRALALLPRNLHWRFEHIGGGDELQKLKALANELGLSDRIVWKGALAQEEVLEHYRRADLFALACRIAANGDRDGLPNVLVEASSQGLACISTEVSGVPELITDKETGLLVQPEDPAALSGALLAAITDPALRHRLGSAAEEQVRSHFDYHSSIRQLKHLFEAEWLKAS, encoded by the coding sequence TTGTCGCCACGCAGGAAAATACTGGTCGTCCTGAAGGGCTATCCACGCCTTTCGGAAACCTTCATTGCCCAGGAACTGCTCGGTCTCGAGCGCGCCGGTTTCGATCTGACGTTGATTTCCATGCGTCGACCGACCGACAAGAAGCGCCACCCTGTCCACGACGAAATCAAGGCGCGCGTCGTATACCTGCCTGAGTACCTCCACGAAGAGCCCATTCGGGTCTTGAAGGGACTTTTGTCAGGCGTTCGCAGGCAGGGCTTCGGTTCCTTGATGCGCCGGTTTTTCCGGGATCTGCCGCGTGACATCTCGCGCAATCGCTTTCGTCGCTTGGGACAGGCGCTTGTTCTCGCCCGCGAATGGCCTGACAACGGCCAGTGGCTGCACGCCCATTTCATTCACACCCCAGCGTCCGTCACCGAATATGCGAGCATCCTGACCGGCGTCCCCTGGACATGCTCCGCCCATGCGAAGGACATCTGGACATCGCCGGACTGGGAGCTCAGTGAAAAGCTTGGCAGCGCACGCTGGACGGTCACCTGCACCAAGGGTGGCCACGACCACATGCGCACGCTGACATCGAGGGACGATGCGGTTCACCTGAGTTATCATGGTCTTGACCTGGCGCGCTTCGGGCATTTTGCCGGCGAACGCTCGCTTCGGGACGGCACGAATCCTTCCGATCCGGTGTCTATTGTGAGCGTCGGTCGAGCTGTCGAGAAAAAGGGATACGACACCCTGCTCCGGGCCCTGGCTCTGTTGCCCCGAAACCTTCACTGGCGGTTCGAGCATATCGGAGGGGGCGACGAACTTCAGAAGCTGAAAGCACTGGCGAACGAACTCGGCCTGTCCGACAGGATTGTCTGGAAGGGGGCACTGGCGCAGGAAGAGGTGCTTGAGCACTATCGGCGAGCCGACCTGTTTGCGCTCGCTTGCCGTATCGCCGCAAACGGCGATCGCGACGGTCTGCCCAACGTCCTGGTCGAGGCATCAAGCCAGGGGCTCGCCTGCATCTCGACCGAAGTATCGGGCGTGCCGGAACTTATCACGGACAAGGAGACCGGCCTTCTGGTCCAGCCGGAAGATCCTGCAGCACTTTCCGGCGCACTGCTGGCGGCCATCACCGATCCGGCACTGCGCCATCGCCTCGGCAGTGCCGCCGAAGAGCAGGTCCGGTCACACTTCGACTATCATTCAAGCATTCGCCAGCTCAAACACCTGTTCGAAGCGGAATGGCTGAAGGCCTCATGA
- a CDS encoding ABC transporter ATP-binding protein codes for MEKSLARYIWSNTKLQQLWILAVVAVSMIPYFLSFDLPKQIVNGPIQGSGFEGEGATQTFFHLSYTFPLIGKVEFFQGIQLDRLQMLMALSLVFLALVVLNGLFKFYINTYKGRLGERMLRRIRFQLIDRVLRFPPNHFKRVKSAEIATMIKDEVEPMGGFTGDAFVAPALLGGQAITALAFIIVQNFWLGMIAAGIVGVQAIVIPRMRKRLLDLGRQRQLTARELSGRVGEIVDGIGTIHANDTSNLERADIASRLGLIFSIRYDLYQWKFLVKFLNNFLAQVTPFLFYAIGGYLALQGRLDIGQLVAVISAYKDLPGPLKELIDWDQMRQDVQVKYQQVYEQFNVEPLINEKIQEVDGDIVAPLVSSIVITNLAVSDDSGARLIDHVSAEIKPNETVAIVGPNASGAEAFAEALGRLVWPDTGRITIDGKDLLELPESVTGRRISYASSDMYFFQGALRENLFYGLKHAPLKEPAYNETEATEAKWHAIEATKAGNPTLDPLSDWVDYSSAGATGPDDLLKTIRPVLDAVLISQDIMDLALRSNVDTRVHVALADHIVDLRQALRERMQQSDLGNIVVPFDFDSYNAQATVGENLLFGSMKRPAMNNRRLAAHPYFQTLFRDTGLSNDLYAMGLEIAENAVELFHDLPPDHPFFQQLTFMTADDIPTYQALLQKLSSRTFDDAAPEERSAIIRLSFAYIEPRHRFGLLTDELMAKIVSARKQFHENIPDDLSAVIERYDPEHFISSTSLMDNVLFGRIAYQQADASDRIRAIMGELFDSLDLYDDVLSIGLEFDVGSGGKRLTMVQRQKLNLARALIRRSDYFIFNRPLSALDQRVQDQITHNIVNGLHHEGEKPSIIWVLSNAKLAEMFDRILLFDRGNLVEAGNFPELSEQNGMFKELLS; via the coding sequence ATGGAAAAAAGCCTCGCGCGCTATATCTGGTCGAATACGAAACTCCAGCAGCTGTGGATCCTCGCGGTCGTTGCCGTCTCGATGATCCCCTACTTCCTGTCCTTCGACCTGCCGAAGCAGATCGTCAACGGTCCGATTCAGGGATCGGGGTTTGAAGGTGAAGGCGCGACACAGACCTTTTTCCATCTTTCCTACACATTCCCCTTGATCGGTAAGGTGGAGTTCTTCCAAGGCATTCAGCTCGATCGCCTGCAGATGCTGATGGCCCTCAGCCTGGTATTTCTCGCGCTCGTCGTCCTGAACGGCCTGTTCAAGTTCTATATCAATACCTATAAGGGACGGCTTGGCGAGCGCATGCTGCGGCGTATTCGCTTCCAGTTGATCGATCGCGTCCTTCGCTTCCCACCCAACCACTTCAAGCGTGTGAAGTCGGCCGAGATCGCGACGATGATCAAGGACGAAGTCGAGCCTATGGGCGGCTTCACCGGCGACGCCTTCGTTGCGCCGGCGCTCCTTGGTGGCCAGGCGATTACGGCGCTCGCGTTCATCATCGTGCAAAATTTCTGGCTGGGAATGATCGCGGCGGGGATCGTCGGCGTACAGGCGATTGTTATTCCGCGCATGCGCAAAAGGCTGCTGGACCTCGGTCGGCAGCGCCAGCTGACCGCGCGCGAATTGTCCGGACGCGTCGGTGAAATCGTCGACGGCATCGGCACCATTCATGCCAACGACACCTCCAACCTGGAGCGAGCAGACATCGCCTCGCGGCTCGGACTCATTTTCTCGATCCGCTACGATCTCTATCAGTGGAAGTTCCTGGTCAAGTTCCTGAACAACTTCCTCGCCCAGGTCACGCCGTTCCTGTTCTACGCGATTGGCGGCTATCTCGCGCTCCAGGGCCGCCTCGACATTGGTCAGCTGGTTGCGGTCATCAGCGCCTACAAGGATCTGCCCGGCCCCCTCAAGGAGCTGATCGACTGGGATCAGATGCGCCAGGACGTGCAGGTCAAATACCAGCAAGTCTACGAGCAGTTCAACGTCGAGCCGCTCATTAATGAGAAGATTCAGGAAGTAGATGGCGACATCGTCGCGCCCCTGGTTTCCTCCATCGTCATCACCAACCTTGCCGTCAGCGATGACAGCGGCGCGCGCCTGATCGATCACGTGTCGGCGGAGATCAAGCCGAACGAGACGGTCGCAATTGTCGGCCCGAACGCGAGCGGTGCGGAAGCATTCGCAGAAGCGCTCGGCCGGCTCGTCTGGCCCGACACCGGTCGCATCACCATTGACGGAAAGGATCTGCTGGAACTTCCTGAGTCGGTCACGGGGCGACGGATTTCTTACGCCTCGTCGGATATGTACTTCTTCCAGGGCGCGCTGCGTGAGAACCTTTTCTATGGGTTGAAACACGCACCGCTTAAGGAACCTGCCTACAACGAGACCGAAGCGACCGAAGCCAAGTGGCACGCTATCGAAGCGACGAAGGCCGGTAACCCAACGCTTGATCCTCTGAGCGACTGGGTGGACTACAGTTCCGCAGGTGCAACCGGCCCCGACGATCTTCTGAAGACCATTCGTCCAGTGCTGGACGCTGTGCTGATTTCGCAGGACATCATGGATCTCGCATTGCGCTCCAACGTCGATACCCGCGTTCACGTCGCTTTGGCCGATCACATCGTTGACCTCAGGCAAGCCCTGCGCGAACGCATGCAGCAATCCGACCTTGGAAACATCGTCGTGCCCTTCGACTTCGATAGCTACAACGCACAGGCTACGGTTGGCGAGAACCTGCTGTTCGGCTCCATGAAGAGGCCCGCGATGAATAATCGCCGGTTAGCCGCGCATCCCTATTTCCAGACGCTGTTCCGGGACACGGGTTTGAGCAACGATCTCTATGCCATGGGCCTCGAGATCGCCGAGAACGCCGTCGAACTCTTCCATGATCTGCCGCCTGATCACCCGTTCTTCCAGCAGCTGACGTTCATGACGGCGGACGATATCCCGACCTATCAGGCACTGCTCCAGAAATTGTCGAGCCGCACGTTCGACGATGCGGCACCCGAGGAACGCTCGGCCATTATCCGCCTGAGCTTTGCCTATATCGAGCCACGTCACCGCTTCGGCCTGCTGACCGACGAACTGATGGCAAAGATCGTCAGTGCAAGAAAGCAGTTCCACGAGAACATTCCAGACGACCTCTCAGCCGTCATCGAACGCTATGATCCTGAGCACTTCATTTCGTCCACCAGCCTCATGGACAACGTGCTGTTCGGCCGCATCGCGTACCAGCAGGCGGATGCATCGGACCGGATCCGCGCGATCATGGGCGAACTCTTCGATTCCCTCGATCTCTACGACGATGTCCTGTCGATCGGCCTGGAATTCGATGTCGGTTCGGGCGGAAAGCGGCTGACGATGGTGCAGCGGCAGAAGCTCAACCTTGCTCGCGCCCTGATCCGTCGCTCCGACTATTTCATCTTCAACCGCCCGCTTTCCGCACTCGATCAGCGCGTGCAGGACCAGATCACCCATAATATCGTCAATGGTTTGCATCACGAGGGCGAGAAACCATCGATCATCTGGGTGCTTTCCAACGCGAAACTGGCTG